In Achromobacter xylosoxidans A8, a single window of DNA contains:
- a CDS encoding IclR family transcriptional regulator codes for MSRASSRTPANDAVEDSAEPDRQFVTALARGLDILRCFSAERRMLGTTELAHLTGLAQPTVWRLCHTLQKTGFLTAVPGKDKLQLGIAAIALGGAALAGQEALDVIRPLLQSLADRYQVAVALGRRDGDSIVYLLRCQGNSPLLMNLRVGSRIPLFHSAIGWAYLACCSPEERETLLQEARASGKAGDAAEQQAIAEAIALYAERGFVYHERPAYQINTVAAAIELPAGERYVVSCGGPAALLPRSLMLDEAGPTLQRLAGELQPILLMGRHV; via the coding sequence ATGTCAAGAGCCTCATCCCGCACGCCCGCCAACGACGCAGTTGAAGACTCCGCCGAACCCGACCGCCAGTTCGTCACCGCGCTGGCCCGCGGGCTCGACATCCTGCGTTGCTTCAGCGCGGAACGGCGCATGTTGGGCACGACGGAACTGGCACATCTGACCGGCCTGGCCCAACCCACGGTCTGGCGGCTGTGCCATACCCTGCAAAAGACGGGATTCCTGACCGCCGTGCCGGGCAAGGACAAGCTGCAATTGGGCATCGCCGCCATCGCGCTGGGCGGCGCCGCGCTGGCGGGACAGGAAGCGCTGGACGTCATACGGCCGCTGCTGCAATCCCTGGCCGACCGCTACCAGGTGGCGGTGGCCCTGGGCCGGCGCGACGGCGACAGCATCGTCTACCTGCTGCGCTGCCAAGGGAACTCGCCGCTGCTGATGAACCTGCGCGTGGGTTCGCGCATTCCGCTGTTCCATAGCGCGATCGGCTGGGCCTACCTGGCCTGCTGCTCGCCCGAGGAACGCGAGACCCTGCTCCAGGAAGCCCGCGCATCCGGCAAGGCCGGCGACGCCGCGGAACAACAAGCCATCGCCGAAGCCATCGCCCTGTATGCGGAGCGCGGCTTCGTCTATCACGAGCGCCCCGCCTACCAGATCAATACGGTGGCCGCCGCCATCGAATTGCCCGCCGGCGAACGCTACGTGGTCAGCTGCGGCGGCCCTGCGGCGCTGCTGCCGCGATCGCTGATGCTCGACGAGGCGGGCCCCACGCTGCAGCGGCTGGCAGGCGAGTTGCAGCCCATCTTGCTGATGGGGAGGCACGTGTGA
- a CDS encoding NAD(P)H-dependent flavin oxidoreductase: MNQPLAPADATEVPPRWPTRITELMGIRWPLLLGGMMWLSDARLVAAMVRAGGMGFITARSSRTDEDFRQALRDCGELTGGLPFGVNLTLSRRAAHNDAMLTRLRIALEEGVRLFETAGLPPTPLLPTLREAGAIVIHKCAHVRHAVAAQKMGVDAVTLVGMEEGGHPGSNQLPTFLNGAYALEQLRIPLALGGGIGHGRQIAAALALGADAVVMGSVFTPALETPAHTAYKQRVVDTSEHGTRAVLGSLGDTWRILDNENARKVAALEQAGANRYADFGELISGERTQALAYQAGQHEEGMLSMGPAVGFARAIEPVESIVRRLQQECVQASARFRRMVDSA, encoded by the coding sequence GTGAACCAGCCTCTCGCGCCGGCCGATGCCACTGAGGTTCCGCCACGCTGGCCCACCCGCATCACCGAACTGATGGGTATACGCTGGCCGCTGCTGCTGGGCGGCATGATGTGGCTGTCCGATGCGCGCCTGGTGGCCGCCATGGTGCGCGCCGGCGGCATGGGCTTCATCACCGCGCGCAGTTCGCGCACGGACGAGGATTTCAGGCAGGCGCTGCGCGACTGCGGCGAACTGACAGGCGGCCTGCCCTTCGGCGTCAACCTCACGCTGTCGCGCCGCGCGGCCCACAACGACGCCATGCTGACGCGGCTGCGCATCGCGCTGGAAGAAGGCGTGCGTCTCTTCGAGACGGCGGGGCTGCCGCCCACGCCGCTGCTGCCCACCCTGCGCGAGGCCGGCGCCATCGTCATCCATAAATGCGCGCACGTGCGCCACGCCGTCGCGGCGCAGAAGATGGGCGTGGACGCGGTCACCCTGGTCGGCATGGAAGAAGGCGGCCACCCAGGCAGCAATCAGCTGCCCACTTTCCTCAACGGCGCTTACGCCCTGGAACAGCTGCGCATTCCGCTGGCGCTGGGCGGCGGCATCGGCCACGGCCGGCAGATCGCCGCGGCGCTGGCGCTGGGCGCCGACGCGGTGGTGATGGGCAGCGTCTTCACGCCTGCGCTGGAAACCCCGGCGCACACCGCCTACAAGCAGCGGGTGGTCGACACCAGCGAACACGGCACCCGCGCCGTGCTCGGCAGCCTGGGCGACACCTGGCGCATCCTCGACAACGAAAACGCGCGCAAGGTCGCCGCCCTGGAGCAGGCCGGCGCGAACCGCTACGCGGACTTCGGCGAACTGATCAGCGGCGAGCGCACCCAGGCCCTTGCCTACCAGGCGGGCCAACACGAAGAAGGCATGCTGTCCATGGGACCGGCGGTGGGCTTTGCGCGAGCCATCGAGCCCGTGGAGAGCATCGTCCGGCGGCTGCAGCAGGAATGCGTGCAGGCCAGCGCGCGCTTCAGGCGGATGGTCGATTCCGCCTGA
- a CDS encoding Bug family tripartite tricarboxylate transporter substrate binding protein: MKFSKLVAAALLAAGFATAATAGEWPDRPIRAVIGFAPGGPSDIAFKMMQDELSKKLGQPVIPEYKPGANGNLSLLAAASAPADGYTILWTNAATIAVNQYLYKDLKVDPAKAFAPVAQLTDSPLVVVVPKDSPYQTMADLIAAIKADKQATLTYGSPGYGSSAHTAASSLALALNTKLTHVPYKGSAPALQDLIAGRLTFMIDSRSSSLPYIKDGMLRPLAVSGAARVKDLPDLPTIAESGVPGFKVTTWQAVVVPAGTPKPIIDKLAQALEETAAMPIVQERFERIATPLVSSSPEAFAKFWAEHREVTRDLVERANLKLE, encoded by the coding sequence ATGAAGTTCAGCAAGTTGGTCGCGGCAGCCCTGCTGGCCGCCGGCTTCGCGACGGCGGCCACGGCCGGAGAATGGCCGGACAGGCCGATACGGGCAGTGATCGGGTTTGCGCCGGGAGGGCCTTCCGACATCGCGTTCAAGATGATGCAGGACGAATTGAGCAAGAAGCTCGGCCAGCCCGTCATCCCGGAGTACAAGCCGGGCGCCAACGGCAATCTCTCGCTGCTGGCCGCGGCCAGCGCCCCCGCCGACGGCTACACCATCCTGTGGACCAACGCGGCCACCATCGCCGTCAACCAGTACCTGTACAAAGATCTGAAGGTCGATCCGGCCAAGGCCTTCGCGCCCGTGGCGCAACTGACGGATTCGCCGCTGGTGGTGGTGGTGCCCAAGGATTCGCCCTACCAGACCATGGCGGACCTGATCGCCGCCATCAAGGCGGACAAGCAGGCCACGCTCACCTATGGATCGCCGGGTTACGGCAGTTCGGCGCACACCGCGGCCTCCTCGCTGGCGCTGGCGCTGAACACCAAACTCACGCACGTGCCGTACAAGGGCAGCGCCCCCGCACTGCAAGACCTGATCGCCGGACGGCTGACCTTCATGATCGACAGCCGCTCCAGTTCCCTCCCCTATATCAAGGACGGCATGCTGCGCCCGCTGGCCGTCAGCGGCGCCGCCCGCGTCAAGGATCTGCCGGACCTGCCCACCATCGCCGAGTCCGGCGTGCCGGGCTTCAAGGTCACCACCTGGCAGGCGGTAGTCGTCCCCGCTGGCACGCCCAAGCCCATCATCGACAAGCTGGCCCAGGCCCTGGAAGAAACTGCCGCCATGCCTATCGTGCAGGAACGGTTCGAGCGTATCGCCACGCCCTTGGTCAGCAGTTCGCCCGAGGCGTTCGCCAAGTTCTGGGCGGAGCACCGCGAGGTCACCCGCGATCTCGTGGAACGTGCCAACCTGAAGCTGGAGTAA
- a CDS encoding acyl-CoA dehydrogenase family protein: protein MSNIDLTPEQQELQHSIRRFMQAEVAPIVAQHEKARTFPFDLMPKLAELGYLGGNLPEDQGGHGIDMPTWAMMMEELGYHWLSLRTIVNITNGSIKRLAAHGSPAQKEKYLKPLMAGRLKACTGLTEPNTGSNIAGIQTRAELVGDEWVINGRKLWITNGCDADFAMVVARTFSPTCEGKLSTFIVERALANYDVRKLDTMVLRCTGTAELGFTDVRIPKENLVGVEGAALAGTLKGLDAARLNIAMGAVGAAQAALDMSIDYAKQREQFGRPIGSFQLVQKHIVDMTVRVEAARALGMRAAHALEAGKDVRQACSIAKLYATEAAHEVANMALQVHGGLGYSEEYPIERIFRDTRGGMIPEGTTEIQTLIAGREILGMNAIS, encoded by the coding sequence ATGAGCAACATCGACCTGACGCCCGAACAGCAGGAACTCCAGCACAGCATCCGCCGCTTCATGCAGGCGGAAGTGGCGCCCATCGTGGCGCAGCACGAAAAGGCGCGGACCTTTCCGTTCGACCTCATGCCCAAGCTGGCGGAACTCGGCTACCTGGGCGGCAACCTGCCGGAAGACCAGGGCGGACACGGCATCGACATGCCCACCTGGGCCATGATGATGGAAGAGTTGGGCTACCACTGGCTGTCGCTGCGCACCATCGTCAACATCACCAACGGCTCCATCAAGCGTTTGGCCGCTCATGGCTCGCCGGCGCAGAAGGAGAAGTACCTCAAGCCGCTCATGGCCGGCCGCCTCAAGGCCTGCACCGGCCTGACGGAACCGAACACCGGCTCCAATATCGCCGGCATCCAGACGCGGGCCGAGCTGGTAGGCGACGAATGGGTCATCAACGGCCGCAAGCTGTGGATCACCAACGGCTGCGACGCCGACTTCGCCATGGTGGTCGCGCGCACATTCAGCCCCACCTGCGAAGGCAAACTGTCGACCTTCATCGTGGAACGAGCGCTTGCCAACTACGACGTGCGCAAGCTCGACACCATGGTGCTGCGCTGCACCGGCACGGCCGAACTCGGCTTCACCGACGTGCGCATCCCGAAGGAAAACCTGGTCGGCGTCGAAGGCGCGGCGCTCGCCGGCACCCTCAAAGGCCTGGACGCCGCGCGCCTGAACATCGCCATGGGCGCCGTCGGCGCCGCGCAGGCAGCCTTGGACATGTCCATCGACTACGCGAAACAGCGCGAACAGTTCGGCCGCCCCATCGGCAGCTTCCAGCTGGTGCAAAAGCACATCGTCGACATGACGGTCCGCGTCGAAGCGGCGCGCGCCCTGGGCATGCGCGCCGCCCACGCGCTGGAAGCCGGCAAGGACGTGCGCCAGGCCTGCTCCATCGCCAAGCTCTACGCCACCGAGGCCGCCCACGAAGTGGCCAACATGGCGCTGCAAGTGCACGGCGGGCTGGGATATTCGGAGGAGTACCCGATAGAGCGCATCTTCCGGGACACGCGCGGCGGCATGATTCCCGAAGGCACGACGGAGATCCAGACGCTGATCGCGGGGCGGGAGATCCTGGGGATGAACGCGATCAGCTAG
- a CDS encoding sigma-70 family RNA polymerase sigma factor — protein MEQYYKELLRFLGRKLGDANDAADVAQEAYARVLDRNAECVIAQPRAFLFRAALNLCSDLYRSRRGIQALSLDAEAEAVRCEAPLQEEQLYRRQQLTRLERALDELPSACRRAFLMRQVEGMSHDEIARKLDISTDMVNKHLTRALRHCRTRMRAWEHDAGV, from the coding sequence ATGGAGCAGTACTACAAAGAGTTGCTGCGGTTTCTAGGGCGTAAGCTCGGCGACGCGAACGACGCTGCCGACGTGGCCCAGGAGGCTTATGCGCGCGTGCTGGACCGCAACGCTGAGTGCGTCATCGCCCAGCCGCGGGCCTTCCTGTTTCGCGCTGCGCTCAATCTTTGCTCTGATCTGTACCGCAGCCGGCGCGGCATTCAGGCGCTGTCGCTCGATGCCGAAGCGGAAGCCGTGCGATGCGAGGCGCCGCTGCAGGAAGAGCAGCTATATCGCCGTCAGCAATTGACGCGTCTGGAGCGGGCCCTGGATGAACTGCCGTCGGCGTGCCGCCGCGCATTCCTGATGCGGCAGGTCGAAGGCATGTCTCACGACGAGATCGCCCGCAAGCTCGACATATCCACCGACATGGTGAACAAGCATCTCACGCGCGCGCTGCGGCATTGCCGCACCCGGATGCGTGCCTGGGAGCACGACGCCGGCGTTTAG
- a CDS encoding FecR family protein, whose translation MAVPPTTFSGNQDDLLTEQAVEWCVRIHDESCSEQDRAALQAWLEADPRHAREYEAVRDLWSLSRELPATPATGAAPARASRTPRPYTRWALGACALTLGCWAAGWWFALLPSAYHRYASGTQMTTVTLGDGSEVDMNIDTSMVYRNYRDTRRVRLSDGEAYFRVSHDANQPFVVEAGRGTITVTGTAFNVWKSGDTVVVTLLEGSVDLRTDTGGRKVSMQALTQARYTERNEPQTRTVSGSASTAWRNGKLVLDNTTLRDAIMQINRYLPVEARYTSIDPAIAGLRLGGTYEIRNVAELAQALPNILPVRSLRRPDGSLALVAGPAP comes from the coding sequence ATGGCCGTCCCTCCCACGACTTTCTCCGGCAACCAGGATGATCTCCTGACCGAGCAGGCCGTCGAATGGTGCGTGCGCATACACGACGAATCCTGTTCCGAACAGGATCGCGCCGCTCTGCAGGCCTGGCTCGAGGCAGATCCGCGCCATGCCCGCGAGTACGAAGCGGTGCGTGATCTGTGGTCGCTGTCCCGGGAACTGCCGGCTACCCCCGCGACCGGAGCGGCTCCCGCCCGGGCATCGCGCACGCCGCGTCCCTACACCCGCTGGGCGCTCGGCGCCTGCGCGCTAACTCTGGGTTGTTGGGCCGCGGGTTGGTGGTTCGCCCTGCTCCCCAGTGCCTATCATCGGTATGCCAGCGGCACGCAGATGACCACCGTCACGTTGGGCGACGGCAGCGAGGTCGACATGAACATCGACACCTCCATGGTGTATCGCAACTACCGCGACACCCGGCGCGTACGCCTGAGCGACGGCGAGGCCTATTTCCGCGTGTCGCACGACGCTAACCAACCTTTCGTGGTGGAGGCGGGCCGCGGCACCATCACCGTTACCGGCACCGCATTCAATGTCTGGAAATCCGGCGATACCGTCGTCGTCACCCTGCTCGAAGGCAGCGTCGACTTGCGCACCGACACAGGCGGCAGGAAGGTAAGCATGCAAGCGCTGACGCAGGCGCGCTACACCGAACGCAACGAGCCGCAGACCCGTACCGTCAGCGGCTCGGCGTCGACCGCCTGGCGCAACGGCAAGCTGGTGCTCGACAACACCACGCTGCGGGACGCCATCATGCAGATCAACCGCTACCTGCCCGTCGAGGCGCGCTATACCTCGATCGACCCCGCCATCGCTGGCCTGCGCCTGGGAGGCACCTACGAAATACGCAATGTTGCCGAGCTGGCTCAGGCTCTGCCCAACATTCTTCCCGTCCGCTCCTTGCGGCGTCCGGACGGCAGCCTGGCCCTGGTGGCTGGCCCGGCGCCATAG
- a CDS encoding TonB-dependent siderophore receptor encodes MRARSTASSRAPLVPFIPNRFLLPLLGACAWLGAASTQAAPVDIDIPSQSLSRALHELGNQARLQVLYSQDLVEGLRSPGVRGRMEPAEALERLINGRGIRYSIQNDTVTLTPQPHTATLPPVHVVGTLPDADTYVATATLAGTKTDTPLIEVPQSISVVTAAQIREQNPQTLGDAVRYIPGIVVQEGFNRTDDPFIIRGFDVRTNPGVMFRDGLKVPLPHYSAMSEPYALDRIEVVKGPASVLYGQASPGGIVNVVSKRPTDTPLHELQLSGGSHNNRQLAGDFGGPLDDAGRLTYRLTGLVRDADTMIDHIPDDRLYLAPALTWRIAPDTSLTLLASYLKNKTINNAGYPLEGSVLPNPNGRIARDRFTGEPDWSKWNQEVGNVGYQFAHRFNETWQFRQNLNYAQSRNRVNHVYWNTWVPGSNFSTAERGAYRRDDDAHGVSVDNQFEAKWETGRFKQNVLFGLDYTETSFTRKQYAGYNNLTPINFFDPVYGSSVVLPAEPNTYTNEKRSQVGLYLQDQIKFDDKLVLVLGGRYDSADSKTLNKLNDSNTRTDDNAFTYRVGLLYLAENGVAPYVSYSTSFQPQTGTTSPARGTAPFDPTKGKQWEAGVKYQPSGSNSFITASIFELTRTNVPTTDPDNSIYNVQEGEVRSRGLELSATANLTPGWNLIAAYTYTDAEITKSNSNTLGRTPEAVPRNMASLWSDYTVQSGALAGLNVGAGVRYIGSSFNGANTAKVGDYTLFDAALRYDLGARSPALKGWMADLTVRNLFNKDYVASCTYACFFGESRTVLGRVTYKW; translated from the coding sequence ATGCGAGCCAGATCGACCGCGTCCTCCCGCGCACCGCTTGTTCCCTTTATCCCCAACCGTTTCCTCCTGCCGCTGTTGGGGGCATGCGCGTGGCTAGGCGCCGCCTCGACGCAAGCAGCGCCGGTCGATATCGATATTCCATCCCAGAGCCTGTCACGCGCCTTGCATGAGCTTGGCAATCAGGCGCGGCTGCAGGTCCTGTATAGCCAGGACCTGGTCGAAGGCCTGCGCAGTCCGGGCGTACGTGGCCGCATGGAGCCAGCGGAGGCGTTGGAACGCCTGATAAACGGCCGCGGCATCCGCTATTCGATCCAGAACGACACGGTTACCCTGACCCCGCAGCCCCACACGGCCACGCTGCCGCCAGTACATGTCGTGGGGACCTTGCCCGACGCTGACACCTATGTCGCCACGGCCACACTGGCCGGCACCAAGACGGATACCCCGCTGATCGAAGTGCCGCAATCGATCTCGGTGGTCACGGCCGCGCAGATCCGGGAACAGAACCCGCAGACACTGGGCGATGCAGTGCGCTACATCCCTGGCATCGTGGTGCAGGAAGGCTTCAACCGCACCGATGACCCGTTCATCATTCGCGGCTTCGATGTCCGCACCAACCCGGGCGTCATGTTCCGCGACGGCCTGAAAGTGCCGCTACCGCATTACAGCGCGATGTCCGAGCCCTATGCACTCGATCGCATTGAAGTCGTGAAAGGCCCCGCGTCTGTCCTGTATGGCCAAGCCTCGCCTGGCGGGATCGTCAACGTGGTGTCGAAGCGGCCGACCGACACGCCCTTGCACGAACTGCAACTCAGCGGCGGCTCGCACAACAACAGGCAACTGGCGGGCGACTTCGGCGGCCCTCTCGATGACGCGGGGCGGCTCACTTACCGATTGACCGGCCTGGTGCGCGACGCCGACACCATGATCGACCATATTCCGGATGATCGTCTCTACCTGGCGCCCGCGCTCACCTGGCGCATTGCGCCCGACACCTCCCTGACCTTGCTTGCGAGCTACTTGAAGAACAAGACCATCAACAACGCCGGGTATCCGCTGGAAGGGTCGGTGCTACCCAATCCCAACGGCCGCATCGCGCGCGACCGTTTTACCGGCGAACCCGACTGGAGCAAGTGGAACCAGGAAGTGGGCAACGTGGGCTACCAATTCGCGCACCGCTTCAACGAAACATGGCAATTCAGGCAGAACCTTAACTACGCCCAATCCCGCAACCGGGTGAACCATGTGTACTGGAACACTTGGGTGCCCGGCAGCAATTTTTCGACAGCCGAACGCGGCGCCTACCGGCGCGACGACGACGCGCATGGCGTCAGCGTCGACAACCAGTTCGAAGCGAAGTGGGAGACTGGCCGTTTCAAACAGAACGTGCTGTTCGGCCTTGATTACACCGAGACTTCCTTCACGCGCAAGCAGTATGCCGGCTACAACAACCTGACGCCGATCAACTTCTTTGATCCCGTGTATGGGTCGTCCGTGGTCCTTCCGGCCGAGCCCAATACCTACACCAACGAGAAGCGCAGCCAGGTCGGCCTGTACCTGCAGGACCAGATCAAGTTCGACGACAAACTGGTACTGGTCCTCGGCGGCCGCTACGACAGCGCCGACAGCAAGACGCTCAACAAGCTCAATGACAGCAACACACGCACTGACGACAATGCGTTTACATACCGCGTCGGCTTGCTCTACCTGGCGGAAAATGGCGTGGCTCCGTACGTCAGCTACTCCACCTCATTCCAGCCTCAGACTGGCACTACCTCGCCCGCGCGCGGCACCGCCCCTTTCGACCCCACCAAGGGAAAACAATGGGAAGCTGGCGTGAAGTATCAGCCCAGCGGCTCGAACTCCTTCATCACCGCGTCCATATTCGAACTCACGCGTACCAACGTTCCCACGACCGATCCCGACAACTCCATCTACAACGTGCAGGAAGGCGAGGTCCGGTCGCGCGGTCTTGAACTGTCCGCTACCGCCAATCTGACTCCGGGATGGAACCTGATCGCGGCCTACACCTACACGGATGCCGAAATCACCAAGAGCAACTCCAACACGCTGGGCCGCACGCCCGAGGCCGTGCCGCGCAACATGGCCTCGCTTTGGTCCGACTACACCGTGCAATCCGGCGCGCTGGCAGGGTTGAATGTCGGAGCCGGCGTGCGCTACATCGGATCTTCCTTCAACGGCGCCAATACCGCCAAGGTCGGCGACTACACGCTGTTCGACGCTGCGCTGCGCTACGACCTTGGCGCGCGCAGCCCTGCGCTCAAGGGCTGGATGGCCGATCTGACCGTGCGCAACCTGTTCAACAAGGACTACGTGGCTTCGTGCACGTACGCCTGCTTCTTCGGAGAAAGCCGGACGGTGCTGGGCCGAGTGACGTATAAGTGGTAG
- a CDS encoding NAD(P)H-dependent oxidoreductase, whose protein sequence is MHALIVVAHPDPASLTHAVARQIAEGISASDSRHSFEIADLAAEGFDPRFTQPDTALAMGRGEPLAEVAAEHARLERADALVLVYPVYWWSFPGLLKGWIDRVFTQGWAYEDADGKLVKKLQRLKVHLVALGGANQRTYARHGYFGAMKTQIDHGIFGYCGAQVVTSDLLLPSDAGFPAAHLATAQAIGGKIFSSRAVIREEEVEP, encoded by the coding sequence ATGCATGCGCTCATTGTTGTCGCCCACCCCGATCCCGCATCGCTTACCCACGCGGTGGCACGACAGATAGCGGAAGGAATTTCCGCCTCTGATTCCCGGCATTCCTTCGAAATCGCCGATCTGGCCGCGGAAGGTTTCGATCCCAGATTCACCCAGCCGGATACGGCGCTGGCCATGGGCCGGGGCGAGCCGCTCGCGGAAGTCGCCGCGGAGCATGCGCGCCTGGAACGCGCGGATGCCCTGGTCCTGGTCTACCCCGTGTACTGGTGGTCTTTCCCAGGACTGCTCAAGGGCTGGATCGACCGGGTGTTCACCCAAGGCTGGGCCTATGAAGACGCGGACGGCAAGCTGGTCAAGAAGCTGCAGCGCCTCAAGGTGCATCTGGTGGCGCTGGGCGGGGCCAACCAGCGCACCTATGCGCGGCACGGCTACTTCGGCGCCATGAAGACGCAGATCGACCACGGCATCTTCGGCTACTGCGGCGCCCAAGTGGTCACGTCGGACTTGCTGCTGCCCTCGGACGCCGGTTTTCCCGCCGCGCATCTCGCGACCGCCCAGGCGATCGGCGGGAAGATTTTCTCCTCGCGTGCTGTAATCCGCGAGGAGGAAGTCGAACCATGA
- a CDS encoding TetR/AcrR family transcriptional regulator, which translates to MTAKAPSTAKAATQRRLSRDERQRQLLDVAWQLISDEGTDALTLGRLAAEAGITKPVAYDHFGTRNGLLVALYQDFDVRQTALIDAAIAASKPALKEKARVIASGYIECVMTQGREIPGVLAALSGSPELAAVKHQYQQAFIEKCQAILAPYAGPAGIPAAGMWAMLGAADGLAHAAVAGDISVEQARDELMETILAMVKRSK; encoded by the coding sequence ATGACAGCAAAAGCACCAAGCACCGCCAAAGCCGCCACGCAGCGCCGGCTATCCCGCGACGAGCGCCAACGCCAGTTGCTCGATGTCGCCTGGCAACTGATCAGCGACGAAGGCACGGACGCGCTGACCCTGGGACGGCTGGCCGCGGAAGCTGGCATCACGAAGCCGGTGGCCTACGACCACTTCGGCACGCGCAATGGGCTGCTGGTGGCGCTGTATCAGGACTTCGATGTGCGCCAGACCGCGCTCATCGACGCCGCGATCGCCGCCAGCAAGCCGGCCTTGAAGGAAAAGGCCCGGGTCATTGCATCGGGCTACATCGAATGCGTCATGACCCAAGGGCGCGAGATTCCCGGCGTGCTGGCCGCGCTGAGCGGCTCGCCGGAACTGGCCGCCGTCAAGCACCAGTACCAGCAGGCTTTCATCGAAAAATGCCAGGCCATACTTGCGCCTTACGCCGGACCCGCGGGAATCCCGGCCGCCGGCATGTGGGCGATGCTTGGCGCGGCCGATGGCCTGGCGCACGCGGCCGTGGCCGGCGACATCAGCGTGGAACAGGCGCGCGACGAGTTGATGGAGACCATCTTGGCGATGGTCAAGCGCAGCAAATGA
- a CDS encoding cyclase family protein: protein MTIRYTRKLLGLALGAALSFNVFAHGAPARAPASGQEVGISPWGPDDEIGRLNLITPESRAAVMSRVAGGKVYDLATEYYVGMPSWQDAGDPHYQFWMTHTPRGTEVDDPMGVGQDMNAMRSYTGTAFSMYSHTGTHIDALNHFGIHGKIWNGFRADEHLGDRGWKRTGIEKFPPLVARGVLIDVAALKGVDMLPDQYRITRQDLKAALARQKTELREGDIVLIRTGRMKLYNDPAAYMAKPPGMGLDAARYLVEEGGAMILGADNLSFETFPSEVSDDYVPLHTYLLAQKGVPIIELAALDELSRDQVYEFAFIGGPLKIRGGDAAPLRPVAMPLR, encoded by the coding sequence ATGACTATCCGCTACACCCGCAAACTGCTCGGCCTGGCGCTGGGCGCCGCCCTCAGCTTCAACGTCTTCGCGCATGGCGCGCCTGCCCGGGCGCCCGCGTCCGGCCAGGAGGTTGGCATCAGCCCCTGGGGGCCGGACGATGAAATCGGCCGCCTCAATCTGATCACGCCCGAATCGCGCGCCGCGGTCATGTCGCGCGTGGCCGGCGGCAAGGTCTATGACCTGGCCACGGAATACTACGTGGGCATGCCCAGCTGGCAGGACGCGGGCGATCCCCACTACCAGTTCTGGATGACCCACACGCCGCGTGGCACGGAGGTCGACGACCCCATGGGCGTGGGCCAGGACATGAACGCCATGCGCAGCTACACCGGCACGGCGTTCTCGATGTACAGCCACACCGGTACGCACATCGACGCGCTCAACCATTTTGGCATCCACGGCAAGATCTGGAACGGCTTCCGTGCCGACGAGCATCTGGGCGACCGCGGCTGGAAGCGCACCGGCATCGAAAAATTCCCGCCCCTGGTGGCGCGCGGCGTCTTGATCGACGTGGCCGCGCTCAAGGGCGTGGACATGCTGCCCGACCAGTACCGCATCACGCGGCAGGACCTGAAGGCCGCGCTGGCGCGCCAGAAGACCGAACTGCGCGAGGGCGACATCGTGCTGATCCGCACCGGCCGCATGAAGCTGTACAACGATCCGGCGGCCTACATGGCCAAGCCGCCAGGCATGGGCCTGGACGCGGCGCGCTACCTGGTCGAGGAGGGCGGAGCCATGATCCTGGGGGCGGACAATCTCAGCTTCGAGACCTTCCCCTCTGAAGTGTCCGACGACTATGTGCCGCTGCATACCTATCTGCTGGCGCAGAAGGGCGTACCCATCATCGAGCTCGCGGCACTGGACGAGTTGTCGCGCGACCAGGTCTATGAATTCGCCTTCATCGGCGGACCGCTGAAGATCCGCGGCGGCGATGCGGCGCCGCTGCGTCCGGTGGCGATGCCGCTGCGCTGA